In one Phalacrocorax carbo chromosome 16, bPhaCar2.1, whole genome shotgun sequence genomic region, the following are encoded:
- the NPTX1 gene encoding neuronal pentraxin-1: protein MAAGPPGTFLLTLLFLLPLCPRGRGQSFGQTRFICTSVPLDGDMCAASAPVSGSAEELKSTVLQLRETVLQQKETIMNQKETIRELTAKLGRCESQSVLEALPGEPKGGGAGRKTGFSKNTMGDLSRPPAAETLSQLGQTLQSLKTRLENLEQFSRMNSSSQTNNLKDILQNKIDDLEKQVLSRVNSLEEGKFNPKNESEERGKIESTLTSLHQRISDLEKGQKDNRPPDRFQLTFPLRTNYMYAKVKKSLPEMYAFSICMWMKSNASPGMGTPFSYAVPGQANELVLIEWGNNPMEILINDKVAKLPFVINDGKWHHICVTWTTRDGVWEAYQDGTQTGSGENLAPYHPIKPQGVLVLGQEQDTLGGGFDATQAFVGELAHFNVWDRKLSPGEVYSLATCSTRALSGNVIAWAEANIDIYGGATKWTFEACRQLN from the exons ATGGCCGCGGGGCCCCCCGGCAccttcctcctcaccctcctcttcctcctgccgcTCTGCCCGCGCGGCCGCGGGCAAAGCTTCGGGCAAACGCGCTTCATCTGCACCTCGGTGCCGCTGGACGGGGACATGTGCGCCGCCTCCGCGCCGGTCAGCGGTTCCGCCGAGGAGCTGAAGAGCACCGTGCTGCAGCTACGGGAAAcggtgctgcagcagaaggagACCATCATGAACCAGAAGGAAACCATCCGTGAGCTGACGGCTAAACTGGGCCGGTGCGAGAGCCAGAGCGTGCTGGAGGCGCTGCCCGGCGAGCCCaagggcggcggggccggcaggAAGACCGGCTTCTCCAAGAACACCATGGGGGACCTTTCGCGGCCACCCGCGGCCGAGACCCTCAGCCAGCTCGGACAGACGCTGCAATCCCTGAAGACCAGGCTGGAAAACCTCGAG CAGTTCAGCAGGATGaactcctccagccagaccaaCAACCTGAAGGACATCCTGCAGAACAAAATCGACGACCTGGAGAAGCAGGTGCTGTCCCGGGTGAACAGCCTGGAGGAGGGCAAGTTCAACCCCAAGAACGAGTCCGAGGAGCGCGGCAAGATCGAGAGCACCCTCACGTCGTTGCACCAGCGCATCAGCGACCTGGAGAAAG GCCAGAAGGACAACCGGCCCCCGGATAGGTTCCAGCTCACCTTCCCGCTGCGCACCAACTACATGTACGCCAAGGTGAAGAAGAGCCTGCCCGAGATGTACGCCTTCAGCATCTGCATGTGGATGAAGTCCAACGCCTCCCCCGGCATGGGCACCCCCTTTTCCTACGCTGTGCCCGGGCAGGCTAACGAGCTGGTGCTCATCGAGTGGGGCAACAACCCCATGGAGATCCTCATCAACGACAAG GTGGCCAAACTACCCTTTGTCATCAATGACGGCAAGTGGCACCACATCTGCGTCACCTGGACCACACGGGATGGTGTGTGGGAAGCCTACCAGGACGGCACGCAGACCGGCAGCGGCGAGAACCTGGCGCCCTACCACCCCATCAAGCCCCAGGGGGTCCTGGTCCTGGGCCAGGAGCAG GACACGCTGGGCGGTGGGTTCGATGCCACGCAGGCCTTCGTGGGGGAGCTGGCCCACTTCAACGTGTGGGACAGGAAGCTGAGCCCCGGGGAGGTGTACAGCCTGGCCACCTGCAGCACCAGGGCGCTCTCGGGCAACGTCATCGCGTGGGCCGAGGCCAACATCGACATCTACGGCGGGGCCACCAAGTGGACTTTTGAGGCTTGTCGCCAGCTCAACTAG